Part of the Longimicrobium sp. genome is shown below.
CTTCCTCACCGGCAACTACACGGGGACGATGGCGCGGCTGGCGGACGAGTTCACCGCCGCCATCGGGGCGCGCCGCGTGGTGTACGCGCCGCTCGAGGACGCGCCGCGCAACCTCGACCTGGCCACGGCCGACCTGATCGTCTCGTTCGGCGCCGACTTCCTGGAAACCTGGGGGTCGCCGGTCGACTACGCGTACCAGTTCGCGCAGATGCACGCCTACAAGAAGGGCGGCACGCGCGGGCGGTTCATCTGGGTGGGCCCGCACCGTCCGCTCACCGGGCTGAACGCCGACCTCTGGCTCTCCTGCCGCCCGGGGACGGAGGCGATGGTGGCGGACGCGCTCGCCTCCGGCAACACGGGCGCCGCGGGCCAGGCGGGGGTGGACGCGCGGAAGCTGGAGACCGCGATCCAGTGGGTGCGCGAGTCGCGGCGGACGGTGGCGATGGGCCCCGGCGCGGCGCTCCGCTCCACCGGCGGCGCGGCGCTCGAGGCGGCGGTCGCGCGGCTGAACCGCGGCGGCGCGGCCCCGGCGGCCACCCGCCCGGCGGACATGCGCCCGGTGGTCGAGCTCGTCCGGCAGATGGCGGCCGGCCAAGTCCGCGTGCTGCTGATCGACGCGTCGGACCCGTCGTTCACCCTTCCCGGCGGGCTGCAGTTCGCCCAGGCGCTCAAGAAGGTGCCGGTGCGCGTCTCCTTCTCGTCGTTCCCCGACGACACGGCGCGCGCGGCCAACTTCATCCTCCCGCAGAGCCACTTCCTGGAGAGTTGGGACGACTACGCGCCGCGCGACGGCGTCACCTCCATCGTGCAGCCCGCGATGCGTCCCGTCTTCAACACCAAGCAGGTCGGCGACGTCCTGCTGGCGATCGCGGCGCGGCTCAACCTCGCCCTCCCCGGCGCGGCCGGCGGGGCGAAGACCTACTACGACTACCTGGTGGCCAACTGGGCCGGCCGCGCGAGCGGCTCCGCTTGGCGCGACGTGTTGAAGGCCGGCGGCATCTTCTCCGTCGCGGGCACCGTCGGTGGCAACCCGGCGCCGGCCGCCGGCGCCGTCGCCGCGGCGCAGCCCGCCGCGGCGGGGACCCAGCCGGCTCCGGCGACCCCGGCTCCGGCTCCCGCTGCTCCGGCCGGCGCGGCGCCGGCGTTCGAGGGGTCGGGCGAGTACACGCTGGTGGTGTACCCGAGCTACCGCTTCTTCGATGGCCGCAACGCGAACCGGCCCTGGCTGCTGGAGCTGCCGGACCCGGTGACCAAGGTGCCGTGGGACATGTGGGTGGAGGTCCATCCCGCCACGGCGCGGCGGCTCTCCATCGTGCAGGGCGACGTGCTGGAGGTGCAGTCGCGCTACGGCAGGATCCAGCTTCCCGCCTACGTGTGGCCGGGGGTGCGCGAGGACGCCGTCGCCATCCAGATGGGGATGGGGCACGAGGGCTTTGGCCGCTGGACGGCCGGCCGCGGCGCCAACCCGATGAAGCTGCTGGGCGGCACGGTCGACTCCGCCACCGGCGCCTTCGCCCACTACGCGGTAAAGGTGTCGCTCCGCGCGACGGGGGAAGGCGCGGGGCCGCGCTTCCAGGGGCTGTACGAGAACGGCGTGCGCATCCAGCACGACCGCGAGATCGCGCAGGCCGTGTCGCTGGCCGCGCTGCAGCGCGCCGACGCGCAGGGGCCGGGGATCATCCCCGGGCAGGAGCAGAGGATCGAGGAGCTGAAGGGGAACGGCGGCTTCAAGCCCGTCCCCACCACGACGGACCCGGCGGGCGGCTATCCCACCCCGGGATCGGAGTACGGCCAGTACCTCCCCGGCAACGTGCGCTGGGCGATGTCGGTGGACCTGTCGCGCTGCA
Proteins encoded:
- a CDS encoding 4Fe-4S dicluster domain-containing protein, translated to MKRRDFLKVLGVSGAGVATVGCGTQAADRLIPYVVPPEDIVPGTATFYASTCRECPAGCGIQVETHEGRVTKIEGNPGHPVSHGNTCARGQASVQGLYHPDRYQGPMLIESDVGGTPRNVSWSVAEEQVAAQIYSAPRGSVVFLTGNYTGTMARLADEFTAAIGARRVVYAPLEDAPRNLDLATADLIVSFGADFLETWGSPVDYAYQFAQMHAYKKGGTRGRFIWVGPHRPLTGLNADLWLSCRPGTEAMVADALASGNTGAAGQAGVDARKLETAIQWVRESRRTVAMGPGAALRSTGGAALEAAVARLNRGGAAPAATRPADMRPVVELVRQMAAGQVRVLLIDASDPSFTLPGGLQFAQALKKVPVRVSFSSFPDDTARAANFILPQSHFLESWDDYAPRDGVTSIVQPAMRPVFNTKQVGDVLLAIAARLNLALPGAAGGAKTYYDYLVANWAGRASGSAWRDVLKAGGIFSVAGTVGGNPAPAAGAVAAAQPAAAGTQPAPATPAPAPAAPAGAAPAFEGSGEYTLVVYPSYRFFDGRNANRPWLLELPDPVTKVPWDMWVEVHPATARRLSIVQGDVLEVQSRYGRIQLPAYVWPGVREDAVAIQMGMGHEGFGRWTAGRGANPMKLLGGTVDSATGAFAHYAVKVSLRATGEGAGPRFQGLYENGVRIQHDREIAQAVSLAALQRADAQGPGIIPGQEQRIEELKGNGGFKPVPTTTDPAGGYPTPGSEYGQYLPGNVRWAMSVDLSRCIGCSACTVACSAENNIPVVGPTEMKRGRELSWLRIERYFGVGQDDQEAYADTATDDVRFLPMLCQHCNNAPCEPVCPVYAAYHTPDGLNGQVYNRCVGTRYCANNCPYKVRVFNWFTYEFAEPMNWQLNPDVTVREKGVMEKCTFCVQRIHEGERRAAVEGRHVRDGEIVPACAQVCPTEVFTFGNIRDTNSAVARASTSNRGFRALEELNTQTAIVYLKKVTLHQPRNTSHEAEERAEMGGTEHTPQAGVQQPGGH